One Malania oleifera isolate guangnan ecotype guangnan chromosome 10, ASM2987363v1, whole genome shotgun sequence genomic region harbors:
- the LOC131165878 gene encoding beta-amyrin 28-monooxygenase-like: MDLSFQLLLLLLALLCTITLYLFHFFKPAAGAPNLPPGKMGFPVVGETLEFFLARRNGTPEKFVKERMETYSSHVFKTSLFGQNVAVLCGDAGNKFLFSNDTKILASWWPHTISKVLSFPSFVDRSLTEESKKLRSILPEFMKPESLRRYVGIMDSMAKQHLQMEWVPKGELKVHPISRKYTFALACKLFMSVEDAADVDRIANHFACVRDGLMSLPVNFPGTAFNRAIKAGKIIHRELLAIVGRRKMELSEKRETVAKDLLSCMLLASEENGKFVNEVEIASLIFGFLIAGHDTASTAITFIMSYLADLPHIYDQVFEEQMEIAKAKGPEEALNWYDVQKMKLTWNVVNEVMRLAPPSQGAFKVATTDFTYAGFTVPKGWKAHWSVHSTNKNPKYFENPEKFDPSRFEGKRIPPYAFVPFGAGPRMCPGREYARLEILVFIHNVVKIFKWEKQIPNEKIVYTASPTPKNGLPIRLCPHEK; encoded by the exons ATGGATCTCTCTTTCCAACTTCTGCTACTTCTCCTCGCACTGCTCTGCACAATCACTCTCTACCTCTTCCACTTCTTCAAACCCGCCGCCGGCGCACCCAATCTCCCTCCCGGCAAAATGGGGTTCCCTGTCGTCGGCGAAACTCTGGAATTCTTCCTGGCACGCCGCAACGGCACCCCTGAAAAGTTcgtgaaagaaagaatggaaacaTACTCCTCCCACGTCTTTAAAACCTCCCTGTTCGGCCAAAACGTCGCCGTCCTCTGCGGCGATGCCGGCAACAAATTCCTCTTCTCAAACGACACCAAAATCCTCGCCTCCTGGTGGCCGCACACCATCAGCAAAGTCCTCTCCTTCCCTTCTTTCGTCGATCGCTCCTTAACCGAAGAATCCAAAAAACTCCGCAGCATTCTCCCTGAATTCATGAAGCCGGAATCCCTCCGCCGTTACGTCGGAATCATGGATTCCATGGCAAAGCAGCACTTGCAGATGGAATGGGTTCCGAAGGGAGAGCTTAAGGTTCATCCAATTTCGAGAAAGTACACATTTGCTCTGGCGTGCAAGCTGTTCATGAGCGTCGAAGATGCAGCGGATGTTGACAGAATCGCTAATCACTTTGCGTGCGTGAGAGATGGGCTGATGTCTTTGCCGGTGAATTTTCCGGGAACGGCCTTCAACCGGGCGATCAAAGCCGGAAAGATTATTCACAGGGAGCTTTTGGCGATCGTGGGAAGGAGGAAAATGGAGTTGTCGGAGAAGAGGGAAACGGTGGCTAAAGACCTCTTGTCTTGTATGCTGCTTGCGTCCGAGGAGAATGGGAAGTTTGTGAACGAAGTGGAAATTGCTAGTTTGATTTTTGGGTTTCTTATCGCCGGACATGATACTGCTAGCACTGCGATCACTTTCATCATGAGCTATCTTGCTGATCTGCCTCACATTTATGATCAGGTCTTTGAAG AACAAATGGAGATTGCAAAAGCAAAAGGTCCAGAAGAGGCATTAAATTGGTACGATGTTCAGAAAATGAAGCTTACTTGGAATGTGGTAAATGAAGTGATGAGGCTTGCACCCCCTTCTCAAGGAGCTTTCAAAGTGGCAACAACTGATTTCACCTATGCAGGTTTTACCGTTCCGAAGGGTTGGAAG GCACATTGGAGTGTTCATTCGACAAACAAAAATCCAAAGTACTTTGAAAATCCTGAGAAATTCGATCCGTCGAGGTTCGAAGGAAAAAGGATTCCACCATATGCTTTTGTGCCGTTTGGGGCAGGGCCTCGAATGTGCCCCGGAAGAGAGTATGCTCGACTAGAAATACTTGTTTTCATACACAATGTGGTGAAAATATTCAAGTGGGAGAAACAAATTCCGAATGAGAAGATCGTCTACACTGCATCTCCTACTCCAAAAAACGGTCTGCCGATCCGCCTTTGCCCCCATGAAAAATGA